A genome region from Macaca fascicularis isolate 582-1 chromosome 3, T2T-MFA8v1.1 includes the following:
- the LOC123572243 gene encoding cadherin-related family member 4-like, translating to MHFKHTLFVKVSDEGSPVLSTIITVIVSVSRINELNPIGTASAFAFSVFENSPLDTLVGKVTFTDADWPFNNMKYTIVGGNLGTPPKFYIEPDTGVIKLLDSLDREIESQYKIAVKVTDLDNDAIPDPLRQRSGTAQVTFNVLTKL from the exons ATGCATTTCAAACATACATTGTTTGTGAAAGTGTCTGATGAAGGAAGTCCTGTACTATCAA CAATTATTACAGTCATTGTAAGCGTGAGTCGCATAAATGAACTGAATCCAATTGGAACTGCATCAGCATTTGCCTTCAGTGTATTTGAAAATAGTCCACTTGATACGCTAGTTGGAAAAGTTACATTTACTGATGCAGACTGGCCatttaataatatgaaatatacCATTGTTGGAGGCAATTTGGGAACACCTCCCAAATTTTACATTGAACCAGATACAG GAGTGATAAAGCTATTAGATTCACTAGACAGAGAAATTGAATCACAGTACAAGATAGCTGTGAAAGTAACAGACTTGGACAACGATGCCATCCCTGATCCCCTCAGACAGAGAAGTGGTACTGCTCAGGTGACCTTCAATGTTCTG